In a single window of the Melissococcus plutonius ATCC 35311 genome:
- a CDS encoding phage tail family protein, which translates to MADSVVIERQDGTTYTLEQLGMRVISFNPPGPNIQHTFQSLGTYKNLWTDMHVQRLTIPLIFDVYAIDNYDYELQRLKVLEIFRSHEEFYVYTTRTPYLRWRVVAESFAYPRMANYWLANNVSVNLVCATGYAETVQTTLDPFTFDRNTWGLDLGVNLADPPQYTFTNQNKVTFINLGAIPLLCEQHPVIIKFIGNVSKQLTIKNDTTNQTWTLNRKLTKNDQLIINGMVPVVNNTMVFEQCNHSYLDYSIGKNQIEISGATDFSISFETRFYY; encoded by the coding sequence ATGGCAGATTCAGTAGTAATTGAGCGGCAGGATGGCACAACGTATACACTTGAGCAATTAGGCATGAGGGTTATTTCTTTTAATCCTCCAGGCCCTAATATACAGCACACTTTCCAATCGTTGGGAACTTACAAAAATCTGTGGACAGATATGCATGTGCAACGGCTCACTATCCCATTGATATTTGATGTATATGCCATAGACAACTATGACTATGAGTTGCAACGATTAAAAGTCTTGGAAATTTTTAGGAGTCACGAAGAATTTTATGTTTATACTACTCGCACTCCTTATCTAAGATGGCGTGTAGTCGCAGAAAGTTTTGCTTATCCACGAATGGCTAATTATTGGTTGGCAAATAATGTAAGTGTAAATCTCGTTTGTGCTACAGGTTATGCAGAGACAGTACAAACTACTTTAGATCCATTTACATTTGATCGTAATACATGGGGACTAGACTTAGGTGTAAATTTAGCAGATCCTCCACAGTACACATTTACAAATCAAAATAAAGTCACTTTTATCAATTTGGGTGCTATTCCATTATTGTGCGAGCAGCATCCAGTAATCATTAAATTTATCGGTAATGTCTCAAAACAATTGACTATAAAAAATGATACAACAAATCAAACATGGACACTTAACCGTAAACTAACAAAAAATGATCAGTTGATTATTAATGGTATGGTGCCTGTGGTTAATAATACGATGGTTTTTGAGCAATGTAATCATAGCTATCTAGATTATTCAATCGGGAAAAATCAAATCGAAATTAGTGGAGCAACAGACTTTTCAATTTCTTTTGAAACTAGGTTTTACTATTAG
- a CDS encoding transglycosylase SLT domain-containing protein, with the protein MWNNLNKITQKALNVFGKYIVDPIKSATNKARDAIDWLKNRTIDIFNVLSKATKKVFDTLKRYIINPINDAKNKVISLAKNIWDSIVNRFDSLCQETSKIWQKIRPMIITPITDTWHKVTKVVANLFDDVIKWWDRLKDGTVKKWDQMLSYVTGIPKKMGDALKNGAHWVGDGAKAIGNYMIGKIGDGVNGVIGGIDWVLDKVHAPKSVRLPKWKVPQFATGGTHGGGLMMVNDGEGPELIRHPSGKMEIPNGKNVIMHAEPGTQVLNHQQTKNFAQLIGIPMYANGIGNFFGGIWDGLKDIGEDVATAVAHPIKFVKKAIAKHVKLSATHPVLDIAIGGVRTMADGTMDWIKKVISKFGNKLLDFDGVGKMNAPSGSGVQRWKDLVIKALKANGLSTSEAMVAKILRQIATESGGNENARQPGTDPDGDGSGPALGLMQTKRNTFNAYKFPGHGNIFNGYDSLLEGLKYAKARYGSDLSFLGQGHGYANGGWADRPSIFGEIKNEPEVAINPKRGTADHLIVEAIQARAKEAPTSFSGKMMHFAAQAQQSRYQAVGVPYQANYAQTTQMVGQSTQNNGDIHFKIALDNGEIFKAQYPLHRAMQQHEIILEQAKGAGI; encoded by the coding sequence GTGTGGAATAATTTAAATAAAATCACGCAAAAGGCTCTAAATGTTTTTGGGAAGTATATAGTAGATCCAATAAAGTCGGCTACGAATAAAGCTCGCGATGCAATAGATTGGTTAAAAAATAGAACCATCGACATTTTTAATGTATTAAGTAAAGCAACAAAAAAGGTTTTTGATACCTTAAAACGTTACATTATTAATCCAATAAATGATGCAAAGAACAAAGTTATCTCTCTTGCCAAAAACATATGGGATAGTATAGTGAACCGTTTTGATTCTCTGTGTCAAGAGACTAGTAAAATTTGGCAGAAGATTAGGCCTATGATTATCACTCCTATAACTGATACATGGCATAAAGTTACAAAAGTAGTTGCAAATTTATTTGATGATGTTATAAAATGGTGGGATCGTTTAAAAGATGGGACCGTAAAAAAATGGGATCAAATGCTAAGCTATGTCACTGGTATACCTAAGAAAATGGGAGATGCGCTAAAGAATGGTGCTCATTGGGTTGGTGATGGAGCTAAGGCTATTGGTAATTATATGATTGGTAAAATTGGAGATGGTGTAAATGGCGTTATTGGTGGTATCGATTGGGTATTAGATAAAGTACATGCTCCTAAATCTGTCCGCTTACCAAAATGGAAGGTGCCACAGTTTGCCACTGGTGGCACTCATGGTGGTGGCTTAATGATGGTAAACGACGGAGAAGGTCCTGAGCTTATAAGGCATCCTAGCGGGAAAATGGAAATACCAAATGGCAAAAATGTTATTATGCATGCAGAACCAGGTACTCAGGTGCTTAATCACCAACAGACAAAAAATTTTGCACAATTGATAGGTATACCTATGTATGCTAATGGGATTGGTAACTTTTTCGGCGGTATATGGGATGGACTAAAAGATATAGGTGAGGATGTTGCAACTGCTGTTGCTCATCCGATTAAATTTGTAAAAAAAGCTATTGCTAAACATGTCAAACTTTCAGCTACTCATCCAGTTTTAGATATTGCAATCGGCGGAGTTAGGACAATGGCAGATGGGACAATGGATTGGATAAAAAAAGTCATTAGTAAATTTGGTAACAAACTATTGGACTTTGATGGTGTTGGAAAAATGAATGCTCCATCCGGTTCAGGCGTACAACGCTGGAAAGATTTAGTGATAAAAGCACTTAAAGCCAATGGACTATCAACTAGTGAGGCAATGGTTGCTAAAATACTACGACAAATTGCAACAGAATCCGGAGGCAACGAAAATGCTCGGCAACCTGGTACAGATCCAGACGGAGACGGAAGTGGTCCGGCTTTAGGACTGATGCAGACTAAGCGGAACACATTTAATGCGTACAAATTCCCTGGGCATGGCAATATTTTTAATGGCTATGATAGCTTATTAGAAGGATTAAAATATGCTAAAGCCCGTTATGGTAGTGATTTAAGCTTTTTGGGTCAAGGGCATGGATATGCTAACGGCGGTTGGGCAGATCGGCCAAGTATCTTTGGTGAGATAAAAAATGAGCCAGAAGTGGCCATCAATCCTAAACGTGGTACAGCAGATCACCTAATCGTGGAAGCTATACAAGCACGTGCGAAAGAAGCACCAACAAGTTTTAGTGGTAAGATGATGCACTTTGCAGCACAAGCGCAACAATCAAGATATCAAGCGGTTGGTGTACCTTACCAAGCGAATTACGCTCAGACTACTCAAATGGTAGGTCAGTCTACTCAAAATAATGGAGATATACATTTTAAAATAGCCTTAGATAATGGTGAAATTTTTAAGGCGCAGTATCCATTACACAGAGCTATGCAACAGCACGAAATCATACTAGAGCAAGCAAAAGGAGCTGGGATTTAA
- a CDS encoding tape measure protein, whose protein sequence is MAADSVIQIDLLLNGKEAFLSDIQLINDLLKKLGLQTADKMDEAFEQQAKGLKQEAHETKEQVDDTFAKPSKAKFEADTRNVDEKLTKEQEKFVEFSKDKKTKLVALAEKQGVHQFETILKELPHEKKVELKAKLEKGEFIDFKELLASLPKEKKIKLEADTKNVEEATKRVSKEANETKGHFTNLKDIIAGTFAGGLITMGVQSLVGGLKNADAAGMEYNKEQDTMKTVWKSLTEETPKDGKQLVGFINDVSNHSIYASDSVDRMAQSFYHVHGNAEETKRWTTSLVALGSTLHMTDDRVAEAGETFSKVMASGKAGAQDIYMMINRFPMFGEALQKVTGKTMEQLYQLSAKGKLTSADFGKAMDYLGNKYKDGTKEAMISMQGMGMYISKRWQQLWGEAETTTFNSSKRMSKSLENLLSDKQITIYATALSTAFTGILDWVTKIMDYLDKHKKTILDIIGNIKTIIGIFASTVWSTIKDIVGDIAGVFGQLSGNAGKSQDPLKNVDKILSEISSHAGAIQALAKVLLDLFAIKKASDFAGALKDVGKNLGLLPNEAGQLGLLGKAFGKLKDGAIVAAKAISGKLLTAFKILGGVLVDNPILLIAGIIIGIGVAFYEAYKHIKPFRDAVDQVVKSIKNFSGTII, encoded by the coding sequence ATGGCAGCAGATAGTGTTATACAAATTGACTTATTATTAAATGGTAAAGAAGCTTTTTTATCTGATATCCAATTAATTAATGATTTGCTAAAAAAACTTGGCTTACAAACGGCTGATAAAATGGATGAAGCCTTCGAGCAACAAGCGAAAGGACTAAAACAAGAAGCCCATGAAACGAAAGAACAAGTAGATGATACATTTGCTAAGCCATCGAAAGCAAAGTTTGAAGCAGATACCAGGAATGTTGACGAAAAATTAACTAAGGAACAAGAAAAATTTGTTGAGTTTTCCAAGGATAAAAAAACTAAATTAGTCGCTTTAGCGGAAAAACAGGGCGTCCATCAATTTGAAACTATCTTGAAAGAACTACCTCACGAAAAGAAAGTAGAACTGAAAGCCAAATTAGAAAAAGGCGAATTTATTGACTTCAAGGAACTTTTAGCAAGTTTGCCTAAAGAGAAGAAAATAAAGCTTGAAGCAGATACCAAGAATGTTGAAGAAGCGACAAAAAGGGTATCCAAAGAAGCAAACGAAACTAAAGGACATTTTACTAATCTAAAAGACATTATAGCTGGAACGTTTGCTGGTGGACTAATTACCATGGGAGTGCAAAGCCTTGTTGGTGGATTGAAAAATGCAGACGCCGCTGGAATGGAATACAACAAAGAACAAGATACCATGAAAACAGTTTGGAAATCATTGACGGAAGAAACGCCTAAAGATGGTAAACAGCTAGTCGGTTTTATTAATGATGTATCCAATCATAGTATTTATGCATCAGATTCTGTTGATAGGATGGCACAATCCTTTTACCATGTACACGGTAACGCTGAAGAAACGAAAAGATGGACAACGAGTTTAGTTGCTTTAGGATCTACTTTACATATGACAGATGATCGAGTAGCTGAAGCAGGGGAAACATTTTCTAAAGTTATGGCAAGTGGTAAGGCTGGTGCTCAAGATATTTATATGATGATTAATCGATTTCCTATGTTTGGTGAAGCTTTACAAAAAGTTACCGGGAAAACGATGGAGCAATTGTATCAGTTGTCAGCTAAAGGAAAATTAACAAGTGCCGATTTCGGTAAGGCTATGGATTACTTAGGCAACAAATATAAAGATGGTACTAAAGAAGCCATGATATCTATGCAAGGCATGGGTATGTATATCTCAAAACGCTGGCAACAATTGTGGGGCGAAGCTGAGACTACAACCTTTAACTCTAGTAAGCGTATGTCTAAATCCTTAGAAAATCTCTTAAGTGATAAGCAGATAACAATTTATGCCACAGCCTTATCTACTGCTTTTACTGGTATCCTAGACTGGGTAACTAAAATTATGGACTATTTGGATAAACATAAGAAAACAATTTTAGATATCATAGGTAATATTAAAACGATTATCGGTATATTTGCAAGTACCGTTTGGTCAACGATTAAAGATATTGTTGGTGATATCGCTGGAGTTTTTGGTCAATTATCCGGTAATGCAGGTAAAAGTCAAGATCCGCTAAAAAATGTGGACAAAATTTTGAGTGAGATATCTAGTCACGCAGGAGCAATACAAGCATTAGCTAAAGTCTTGCTGGATCTATTTGCAATAAAAAAAGCATCTGATTTTGCTGGTGCCTTAAAAGATGTTGGTAAAAATTTAGGATTATTGCCTAATGAGGCTGGACAGCTTGGGTTGCTTGGTAAAGCTTTTGGTAAACTAAAGGATGGTGCAATTGTTGCAGCAAAAGCTATAAGTGGTAAGTTGTTAACAGCTTTTAAAATCTTAGGAGGTGTTTTAGTCGATAATCCTATACTTTTAATTGCAGGTATTATTATTGGTATTGGAGTTGCTTTTTACGAGGCATATAAACATATTAAACCATTTCGTGACGCTGTTGACCAAGTGGTTAAAAGTATTAAAAATTTTAGTGGTACCATAATCTAG
- a CDS encoding Gp15 family bacteriophage protein — protein MLSLTEPLHDELIYKGHRLTLDLSFDVVLLWFDLLDSDLTEGEKIQQGFDNVVQSAALFTLEEKAEILQQTMDYVLEPTYGQMEENTVYKQTPVDKTRFFSYSKDAEAIYASFYKEYKIDLVKERGKLHYLKFSALLDGLSEESYFKRIIKIRKANPADYEGEDLTELIQAQQYYALDEKITTANLNQQMGNMFDLVSVKAKEGE, from the coding sequence ATGTTATCGTTAACTGAGCCTTTGCATGATGAATTAATTTACAAAGGACATCGACTTACTTTAGACTTATCTTTTGATGTTGTTTTATTATGGTTTGATTTGCTCGACAGCGACCTGACAGAAGGGGAAAAAATTCAACAAGGATTTGACAACGTCGTGCAATCAGCGGCGTTGTTTACTTTAGAAGAAAAAGCAGAAATTTTGCAACAGACAATGGATTATGTGTTAGAACCCACATACGGGCAAATGGAAGAAAATACTGTTTATAAGCAAACGCCGGTAGATAAAACACGTTTTTTTTCCTATTCTAAAGATGCAGAAGCTATTTATGCATCCTTTTATAAAGAATATAAGATAGATCTAGTCAAAGAAAGAGGAAAACTACATTATCTGAAATTTTCAGCACTATTAGATGGTTTGTCTGAGGAATCATATTTTAAACGAATTATAAAGATACGTAAGGCAAACCCGGCAGATTATGAAGGAGAAGATCTAACAGAATTAATTCAAGCACAACAATATTATGCACTGGATGAAAAGATTACTACAGCCAATCTAAACCAACAAATGGGGAACATGTTTGATTTAGTTTCCGTGAAAGCGAAAGAAGGTGAATAG
- a CDS encoding phage tail tube protein: protein MTQLKKPMNYETTISIDVLGNKTLDDIEKAQWAKLWEGISSITPAAGDTQTSNSYWSDQGLTTTLVTGKKVTFSVSGNRVIGDPAQDYIASKFWDIGDAVDTLIKWDSLEGTSIVAKATLTTILPFGGNANALPTFSFQLEVNRQPKVLKNKDNVQYDNPDIKYNTQETYGNN, encoded by the coding sequence ATGACACAATTAAAAAAACCGATGAACTATGAAACAACTATTAGCATTGATGTATTGGGAAATAAAACTTTAGATGATATAGAAAAAGCTCAATGGGCAAAACTGTGGGAAGGGATCAGCTCAATTACTCCTGCAGCGGGAGATACACAAACATCTAATTCTTACTGGTCTGATCAAGGATTAACCACCACTCTTGTTACTGGTAAAAAAGTTACTTTTTCCGTCAGTGGAAATCGTGTAATTGGTGATCCAGCGCAAGATTATATTGCATCTAAATTTTGGGATATTGGGGACGCGGTAGATACTCTAATTAAATGGGACAGCTTGGAAGGTACATCTATTGTAGCTAAGGCAACATTAACTACGATTTTACCATTTGGCGGAAATGCCAATGCTTTACCTACTTTTTCATTCCAACTAGAAGTAAATAGACAACCGAAAGTATTGAAAAATAAAGACAACGTGCAATATGACAATCCAGATATAAAATACAACACACAAGAAACATATGGAAATAACTAG
- a CDS encoding minor capsid protein, protein MPGGRTINEDWAGNKEREGIFEVGFCTKDQKLADQVLWEIANQIDIIQDNHMLISADDSFQVETIELTGTPFVSEQDIQGYSTYLLNIKITYLQRSKRQ, encoded by the coding sequence TTGCCTGGTGGTCGGACAATCAATGAAGACTGGGCAGGAAATAAAGAGCGAGAAGGTATTTTTGAAGTTGGCTTTTGCACGAAAGATCAAAAACTAGCAGATCAAGTCCTATGGGAAATTGCTAATCAGATAGATATTATACAGGATAATCATATGTTGATTTCAGCTGATGATAGTTTCCAAGTGGAGACAATTGAACTAACAGGTACGCCATTTGTATCAGAACAGGATATACAAGGGTATAGTACCTATTTACTAAACATAAAAATTACTTATTTACAAAGGAGCAAAAGACAATGA
- a CDS encoding minor capsid protein: MGVKIHVDTKEVQQIAMMKNMNRSEFALINQVHADMNLYVPKKEGHLRDDSYAQDMSIYYPLSYAKAQFYGGFTTKNGKEVHFTNYTTPGTGKRWDLKAKANHIRAWKQAFLKGGNW, from the coding sequence ATGGGTGTGAAAATCCATGTAGATACAAAAGAAGTCCAACAGATAGCAATGATGAAAAATATGAATCGCTCTGAATTTGCGTTGATTAATCAAGTGCACGCAGACATGAATTTATATGTGCCAAAAAAAGAAGGACACTTAAGAGATGATTCTTATGCGCAAGATATGAGTATTTACTATCCATTGTCTTACGCAAAAGCTCAGTTTTATGGTGGATTTACAACAAAAAATGGCAAAGAAGTCCATTTTACAAACTATACGACGCCAGGAACAGGAAAGCGCTGGGACTTAAAAGCGAAGGCTAATCACATAAGGGCATGGAAGCAAGCTTTTCTGAAAGGTGGGAATTGGTAA
- a CDS encoding putative minor capsid protein translates to MIPRVSRAFCNQTVTLKKIKPDTDEWNRPTFEASITIQNVIVQPQTIYSGNNNDRQIIANAVIYFFAGISTPDCVFTKDSMGSLITFEDSEYVIKTIVDNSDPFSNELYSYELEVL, encoded by the coding sequence ATGATCCCTAGGGTGTCACGTGCGTTTTGCAATCAGACAGTCACGCTTAAAAAAATTAAGCCAGACACTGACGAATGGAACCGGCCAACCTTTGAAGCGTCTATAACAATACAAAATGTCATTGTACAACCACAAACCATTTATTCTGGTAATAATAACGATCGCCAAATCATTGCAAATGCAGTGATTTATTTTTTTGCTGGCATATCTACACCTGATTGTGTTTTTACAAAGGATTCTATGGGATCTCTAATCACTTTTGAGGATAGTGAATATGTGATTAAAACAATTGTTGATAATAGTGATCCATTTTCCAATGAGCTGTATTCCTATGAACTGGAGGTGCTATAA
- a CDS encoding phage portal protein: MPLWQTIKQWLSKAGDINMQETLELAKITDHPKIGIDTQEYIRINENMKYYANIYPDVQYKNSYGQDKRRSFNPLNLTKTAARRLASIIFNEKCEVVLDVAEEQSIDKETLAKANEFLQSVLIDNNFFNLLELNLEKGIALGGFAMRPYIDAKGKIKISWIRADQFYPLQSNTNEISECAIATKKTITIGNKQYYYTLLEFHEWENNAYIIENELYKSESPETVGKRVPLAEIYDDLADTVKLTGLQRPLFTYFRTPGANNKSLESPLGMGIVDNSREILDQINLTHDQFSWEIQMGQRRVIVPAEWLRVNENDPARPMLFDTAQNVLMGMYGDSSQTIGIKDVTTAIRTVQYKDAIDHWIKEFEVQIGMSTGSMSYADDGLKTATEVVSDNSMTYQTRSSYLTMLEKALDELIHAIFELAGYKDLFPDKQPSFELVDGTYQVSVHFNDGLFVDKNKQLDEDLKVSLAGMMPKKEFLKRNFGLSDESAEEWLTALKEEQQEEKTPSNQREDALLSSGD, from the coding sequence ATGCCTCTTTGGCAAACAATTAAGCAATGGCTTTCGAAGGCAGGCGATATAAATATGCAAGAAACTCTAGAACTAGCAAAAATAACCGATCATCCTAAAATTGGGATCGATACACAAGAATATATAAGAATCAACGAAAACATGAAGTACTATGCAAATATTTACCCAGATGTCCAATATAAAAATAGCTATGGGCAGGATAAAAGGCGATCGTTTAACCCCTTAAACTTAACCAAAACAGCTGCTCGACGCTTAGCAAGTATTATCTTTAACGAAAAATGTGAAGTGGTTTTAGATGTTGCCGAAGAGCAATCGATAGACAAAGAGACATTGGCAAAAGCTAATGAGTTTTTGCAATCTGTGTTGATAGACAACAACTTTTTCAATTTACTTGAACTGAACCTAGAAAAAGGAATTGCTCTTGGTGGCTTTGCAATGCGACCTTATATAGATGCAAAAGGCAAAATAAAAATATCTTGGATAAGAGCTGATCAGTTTTATCCGCTACAATCTAATACAAATGAAATTTCTGAGTGCGCCATTGCAACGAAAAAAACAATAACTATAGGAAATAAGCAATATTATTATACACTACTCGAATTTCATGAATGGGAAAATAATGCGTATATTATAGAAAATGAGCTGTACAAGTCAGAAAGCCCTGAAACAGTCGGGAAAAGAGTTCCATTGGCTGAAATCTATGATGATTTAGCTGATACTGTCAAGTTAACTGGATTACAGCGACCACTATTTACTTACTTTCGGACGCCAGGGGCAAACAACAAATCACTAGAAAGCCCATTAGGCATGGGAATTGTTGATAATTCACGAGAAATCCTTGATCAGATTAATCTGACACATGATCAATTTTCATGGGAAATACAAATGGGACAACGTAGAGTGATAGTCCCGGCTGAATGGCTCCGAGTGAATGAAAATGATCCTGCACGTCCAATGTTGTTTGACACTGCCCAAAATGTATTGATGGGTATGTATGGCGATTCCTCCCAGACAATCGGGATAAAGGATGTTACGACAGCTATCCGGACCGTACAGTATAAAGACGCCATTGATCATTGGATAAAAGAGTTTGAAGTCCAAATTGGCATGTCAACGGGATCTATGAGTTATGCAGATGATGGGCTTAAAACGGCAACGGAAGTTGTTTCGGATAATTCAATGACTTATCAAACACGCTCCAGCTATCTAACAATGCTCGAAAAAGCATTGGATGAATTAATACATGCGATATTTGAGCTTGCAGGGTATAAAGATCTATTTCCAGATAAACAGCCATCGTTTGAGCTGGTTGATGGTACTTACCAAGTATCTGTTCATTTTAACGATGGCCTTTTTGTTGATAAGAATAAACAGTTGGATGAAGATTTGAAAGTATCCTTAGCGGGTATGATGCCTAAAAAAGAATTCCTGAAGCGCAATTTCGGTTTGTCTGATGAATCAGCGGAAGAATGGTTGACCGCTCTAAAAGAAGAGCAGCAAGAAGAAAAAACGCCATCAAACCAACGAGAAGATGCGCTACTGTCAAGTGGTGATTGA
- a CDS encoding terminase small subunit, which produces MEDLTPKQQAFADEYIMNGGNVTQAAIKAGYSKKTAAVIGFENLKKPKIIKYINSKMKPIEKKRQFGVEDALNALIDILQGKTMEARSKQIDHLKNNKLVKDMTYSYTPDLESRIKALDLYFKYTSPLLRAQIDKTVAEASIAKNEAQKLSVGEDKINSAFDDDIGGDQ; this is translated from the coding sequence GTGGAAGACTTAACACCAAAACAACAAGCATTTGCAGATGAATATATTATGAATGGTGGTAATGTTACACAAGCTGCCATCAAAGCAGGATATAGCAAAAAAACAGCTGCAGTTATAGGGTTTGAAAACCTTAAAAAACCTAAGATTATTAAATATATAAATAGTAAGATGAAACCAATTGAGAAAAAGCGACAATTTGGTGTCGAAGACGCGTTGAATGCTTTAATCGATATATTGCAAGGTAAGACTATGGAAGCACGTAGTAAACAAATAGATCATTTAAAAAATAATAAATTAGTGAAAGATATGACCTATAGTTATACTCCAGATTTGGAAAGTAGAATTAAAGCATTAGACTTATATTTTAAATATACGAGTCCTCTTTTACGTGCTCAAATTGATAAAACAGTTGCAGAAGCATCTATTGCTAAAAATGAGGCCCAAAAATTATCTGTTGGTGAGGATAAGATAAATTCAGCATTTGATGATGATATAGGGGGAGACCAATGA
- a CDS encoding putative holin-like toxin — protein sequence MSVYEALSLMIAFATLVLLIIDEKRPKK from the coding sequence TTGTCAGTATATGAAGCATTATCACTAATGATTGCTTTTGCAACATTAGTGTTGCTGATTATTGACGAAAAAAGACCAAAAAAATAA
- a CDS encoding transcriptional regulator has translation MRTSTFNYIKDILADYYKTDEYIKKREEELRYPYKESDLNRDIQGKGTVSAPTERLMITIEQDKRLAQLERNKKVIDDTLDNSCKDTQIIIKELYMKKRQQYTLEGLVQNQLIFCSKRTAQRLRTNFFKEIASELGLEI, from the coding sequence TTGAGAACGTCAACATTTAATTACATCAAAGATATTCTAGCAGATTACTACAAAACAGATGAGTATATAAAAAAACGGGAAGAAGAATTAAGATATCCATATAAAGAAAGTGACCTTAATAGAGATATACAAGGTAAAGGCACTGTATCAGCGCCTACTGAAAGATTGATGATTACCATTGAACAAGACAAACGCTTAGCACAATTGGAACGAAATAAAAAAGTTATAGATGATACATTAGATAATTCTTGTAAAGACACTCAAATAATCATAAAAGAATTATATATGAAGAAGAGACAGCAATATACTTTAGAAGGGTTAGTGCAAAATCAATTAATTTTTTGTAGCAAGCGTACTGCTCAAAGATTGAGAACCAACTTTTTCAAAGAAATAGCAAGTGAACTAGGGCTTGAAATATAG
- a CDS encoding RusA family crossover junction endodeoxyribonuclease yields MQAEIKFIVPGQPVPQGRPRFARRGNFVQTYDPQQSVDYKKLVKEVAELNKPESLLEGALSVEIQIYKQSLKSFSKLKRDLFERKELRPITKPDIDNYAKGILDAFKGVIWVDDGQVVRLVCDKFYSVSPRAEISIKQF; encoded by the coding sequence ATGCAAGCAGAAATCAAATTTATAGTGCCTGGTCAACCAGTGCCGCAAGGGAGGCCAAGATTTGCACGACGTGGCAACTTTGTACAAACCTATGACCCACAGCAAAGTGTCGATTATAAAAAGCTTGTCAAAGAGGTGGCTGAATTAAACAAGCCTGAGAGCTTGCTAGAGGGTGCTTTATCCGTCGAGATACAAATATATAAACAATCGCTTAAAAGCTTCTCAAAGCTAAAAAGAGACTTATTTGAGCGCAAAGAGCTGAGACCGATAACCAAACCAGACATTGATAATTATGCAAAAGGAATACTAGATGCCTTTAAAGGAGTGATCTGGGTCGATGATGGGCAAGTAGTTAGGCTAGTATGCGACAAGTTTTACTCAGTTAGTCCAAGAGCGGAAATATCTATCAAGCAATTTTAA
- a CDS encoding single-stranded DNA-binding protein, producing MGVVGRIQSRSYENQQGQRVYVTEVICENFQLLESRNMREDINNLAGDVLNSNESNNTQAENKPFKIQNNSQNQQQSFKHNNFSNGSTINLDSDDLSF from the coding sequence TTGGGTGTTGTAGGCAGAATTCAATCACGTTCCTATGAAAATCAACAAGGACAGCGCGTTTATGTAACTGAAGTTATTTGTGAGAATTTCCAACTACTCGAAAGTAGGAATATGCGAGAAGATATAAATAACCTAGCTGGAGACGTTTTAAATAGCAACGAGAGTAATAATACCCAAGCAGAGAATAAGCCCTTTAAAATACAAAATAATAGCCAAAATCAACAGCAATCATTTAAACATAATAATTTTAGCAATGGATCAACAATAAACCTAGATAGTGACGATTTGTCTTTTTAA
- the ssb gene encoding single-stranded DNA-binding protein, with the protein MINNVVLVGRLTKDPDLRYTSGDSAVATFTLAVNRNFKNQNGDREADFVNCVIWHKPAKH; encoded by the coding sequence ATGATAAACAATGTTGTACTAGTTGGAAGATTAACAAAGGATCCTGATTTACGCTATACATCTGGTGATTCGGCAGTAGCAACGTTTACTTTAGCAGTCAATCGGAATTTCAAAAATCAAAACGGCGATCGAGAGGCTGATTTTGTTAATTGTGTTATTTGGCATAAGCCAGCTAAACATTAG